One Comamonas sp. 26 genomic region harbors:
- a CDS encoding LLM class flavin-dependent oxidoreductase: MTRQLHLNLFLMTRGHHEGAWRHPGANRKAMTDLELYVDAARIAEAAKFDAVFLADGLVGPDSGQMASSGLLEPLLLLAALAQHTQRIGLIGTASTTYSLPYTLARQFATLDHLSKGRAGWNIVTSWLPKAGENYGLSENVEHAERYRIAEEFVTAVDALWRSFPQGALVDDAESGQFLDIGQVRPANYVGTHIRTRGPLNVPGSPQGRPVLVQAGQSETGRAFAAQWAEAIFTAHGSKESAQGFYADIKGKAQALGRGAEDIVILPGISAAIGSTEYEARQVWEELDSLTSVEVGLTRLSARFGGHDFSRLPLDRQLTRDDFPDPTLVEASKSRVIGYVETTLRDGLTLRQLLKRLAGARGHLAIAGTPEQVADTIEDWFRTGAADGFNVMPPVITQQLELFASEVVPILRKRGLFRSEYESSTLRGHFGLPDLPDLPDLPDLPDLPDLPDLPDLPAVQHKTRTATAVEA; the protein is encoded by the coding sequence ATGACACGACAACTACACCTGAACCTGTTTCTGATGACACGAGGCCACCATGAAGGGGCCTGGCGTCACCCCGGTGCCAATCGCAAGGCGATGACCGATCTGGAACTGTATGTGGATGCAGCCCGCATTGCCGAGGCCGCCAAGTTCGATGCTGTTTTTCTGGCAGATGGGCTGGTCGGACCTGACAGCGGGCAGATGGCCTCATCAGGTTTGCTGGAGCCGCTGCTGCTGCTGGCTGCTTTGGCGCAGCATACGCAGCGCATCGGGCTGATCGGTACGGCTTCAACCACCTACAGCCTGCCTTATACGCTGGCGCGACAGTTCGCCACACTGGATCATCTCTCCAAAGGTCGTGCAGGCTGGAACATCGTGACCTCCTGGCTGCCCAAGGCCGGTGAAAACTACGGGCTGAGTGAGAACGTGGAGCACGCGGAGCGCTACCGTATTGCCGAAGAATTTGTCACTGCTGTGGATGCGCTATGGCGCAGTTTCCCGCAAGGGGCCTTGGTAGATGACGCTGAATCAGGTCAGTTCCTGGATATTGGCCAGGTGCGCCCCGCCAACTATGTGGGGACACATATCCGCACGCGCGGGCCTTTGAATGTGCCGGGCAGCCCACAAGGGCGTCCGGTTCTGGTGCAGGCCGGGCAGTCCGAGACCGGCCGTGCATTTGCCGCGCAGTGGGCGGAGGCCATTTTTACGGCACATGGCAGCAAAGAGTCGGCGCAGGGTTTCTATGCCGACATCAAGGGAAAGGCGCAGGCTTTGGGGCGCGGGGCTGAAGACATTGTGATTTTGCCGGGCATCAGTGCGGCCATTGGCTCTACAGAGTATGAAGCCCGTCAGGTATGGGAGGAACTCGACAGCCTGACCAGTGTTGAGGTGGGTCTGACCCGCCTGTCTGCACGCTTTGGCGGTCATGATTTCAGCCGTCTGCCGCTGGATCGCCAGCTCACGCGAGATGATTTTCCGGACCCCACGCTGGTAGAGGCCTCCAAGAGCCGCGTTATCGGGTATGTGGAGACTACGTTGCGTGATGGGCTCACGCTGCGTCAACTGCTTAAGCGATTGGCGGGGGCACGTGGTCATCTGGCGATTGCCGGTACACCCGAGCAGGTGGCGGACACGATTGAAGATTGGTTTCGCACTGGCGCGGCCGATGGCTTTAATGTGATGCCGCCGGTCATCACGCAGCAGCTGGAATTGTTTGCCAGTGAGGTTGTGCCCATTCTGCGCAAGCGTGGACTGTTTCGCAGCGAGTACGAGAGCAGTACGCTGCGCGGACACTTCGGCCTGCCAGACCTGCCAGACCTGCCAGACCTGCCAGACCTGCCAGACCTGCCAGACCTGCCAGACCTGCCAGACCTGCCTGCTGTTCAGCACAAGACACGGACCGCTACAGCAGTGGAGGCATAA
- a CDS encoding ABC transporter permease, which yields MTQIPLEVRVSGWQPQVRSPAAMQDKKTLALVPPRLSPGMLLAGPVLLLVVWEAASRLGYLSPETLTAPSQALRSGYEMVLDGSLLPHLLASAGRAYTGLFLGILVGLLLALAAGLTRTGEALIDGLVQIKRAVPTLALIPLAIIWLGIGEAMKVFLIFTAVLIPIYINTHAALRSIDIGHVELAQTLGLSRAEFIRKVALPGALPGFFVGLRMAVSLCWTALVVLELINTQTGIGYLMNRARDWGQTDVIVVGILIYAMLGLLSDAAVRRLEAHVLSYRRSLGS from the coding sequence ATGACACAGATTCCTCTGGAAGTTCGCGTAAGCGGTTGGCAGCCTCAAGTCAGGTCGCCTGCTGCGATGCAAGACAAGAAAACATTGGCACTGGTGCCGCCTCGCTTGTCGCCAGGCATGTTGCTGGCCGGGCCTGTGCTGCTTCTGGTTGTGTGGGAGGCTGCGTCGCGCCTGGGCTACCTTTCGCCGGAGACGCTGACGGCACCTTCACAGGCCCTGCGCTCAGGCTATGAGATGGTTCTCGACGGAAGCCTGCTGCCGCATCTACTGGCTTCGGCCGGGCGTGCCTACACCGGACTGTTTCTGGGCATTCTGGTTGGCTTGTTGCTGGCGCTGGCCGCAGGACTGACCCGCACGGGTGAAGCCCTGATTGATGGCCTGGTGCAGATCAAGCGGGCTGTCCCCACGCTGGCGCTGATTCCGCTGGCCATTATCTGGCTGGGCATTGGGGAGGCGATGAAGGTTTTCCTGATCTTTACAGCGGTGTTGATTCCCATCTATATCAACACGCATGCGGCGCTGCGCAGCATCGATATCGGTCATGTGGAGCTGGCGCAGACGCTTGGGCTGTCGCGTGCCGAATTCATCCGCAAGGTGGCGCTGCCTGGCGCATTGCCAGGCTTCTTTGTGGGTCTGCGCATGGCCGTTTCGCTGTGCTGGACGGCTCTGGTGGTGCTGGAGCTGATCAACACACAAACCGGCATCGGCTATCTGATGAACCGAGCCCGTGATTGGGGGCAGACCGATGTCATCGTGGTGGGCATCCTCATCTACGCCATGCTGGGTCTGCTGTCCGATGCTGCGGTGCGCCGCCTAGAGGCGCATGTGCTGTCCTATCGGAGGTCGCTGGGATCATGA
- a CDS encoding LysR substrate-binding domain-containing protein: protein MPHATTSPTPLLRTRAIGAGHLRAFLAVARHLNFRAAADELALTQSAVSRQIQSLEDEVGIPLFLRHSRAVELTGAGAQLLHAVQPALESIDSTVRQIRQTAGRKSVAITTWASFAAMWLIPRLEAFQRSHPDIDIRIDTGDAVVDLETTDVDLAIRYSKAVDASARSVQPLFGEELVLVASPALLKCGPALRTPADAAYYTLIETGDVHRMPHLEWLSWQRWFAANGCDQLQPPRWLYFNYAHQIVQAALAGQGLAIARLPLVTDALAAGDLVEVLPKHRLASPLSYWLLQGPRSHERAEVQAFCQWLMTEADKTRAAMQDEQTIKP from the coding sequence ATGCCCCACGCTACCACCAGCCCGACCCCGCTGCTTCGCACCCGCGCCATTGGCGCAGGCCATCTTCGCGCCTTTCTGGCCGTGGCCCGGCACCTGAATTTTCGCGCCGCCGCCGATGAACTGGCCCTGACCCAGTCCGCCGTCAGCCGCCAGATTCAGTCGCTGGAAGACGAGGTTGGCATCCCTCTCTTTCTGCGCCACTCCCGCGCCGTCGAGCTGACGGGTGCCGGTGCCCAGTTGCTGCACGCCGTGCAACCCGCGCTGGAATCTATTGACAGCACCGTACGCCAGATTCGCCAAACGGCGGGGCGCAAAAGCGTGGCCATCACCACCTGGGCCAGCTTTGCCGCCATGTGGCTGATTCCCCGCCTGGAAGCTTTTCAGCGCAGCCACCCTGATATCGACATACGCATCGACACGGGCGACGCCGTGGTCGATCTTGAGACCACTGATGTCGATCTGGCTATCCGCTACAGCAAGGCCGTAGATGCATCTGCGCGATCTGTTCAGCCCTTGTTTGGCGAAGAGCTGGTACTGGTCGCCAGCCCCGCACTATTAAAGTGCGGCCCTGCACTGCGCACCCCTGCCGATGCGGCCTACTACACGCTGATTGAAACCGGCGATGTGCACCGCATGCCTCATCTGGAGTGGCTAAGCTGGCAGCGCTGGTTTGCCGCCAACGGCTGCGACCAGCTGCAACCGCCGCGCTGGCTGTACTTCAACTACGCCCACCAGATCGTGCAGGCCGCACTGGCCGGGCAAGGACTGGCCATTGCCCGCCTGCCGCTGGTCACCGATGCACTGGCCGCCGGTGACTTGGTCGAAGTACTGCCTAAGCACCGACTGGCGTCCCCCCTGTCGTACTGGCTGCTGCAAGGCCCGCGCAGCCATGAGCGGGCCGAGGTGCAGGCTTTTTGCCAATGGCTGATGACCGAAGCCGACAAAACCCGCGCCGCCATGCAAGACGAACAAACGATCAAGCCATAA
- the glmU gene encoding bifunctional UDP-N-acetylglucosamine diphosphorylase/glucosamine-1-phosphate N-acetyltransferase GlmU, with amino-acid sequence MTAPLDIVIMAAGKGTRMKSRHPKVLQKLAGRALLQHVLDTAAQLKARSAVVVTGHGAAEVEAAIAAANSGEGGLELKFVRQEPQLGTGHAVQQAVPALKEDGLVVVLSGDVPLTTADTLQGLLYAAGEGKMALLTVTMPDPTGYGRIVRNEAGTVQRIVEQKDANDAERAITEIYSGIMAVPAKHLTAWLSKLSNNNAQGEYYLTDIVAMAVADGVPVVGHRIADVLQVAGINSPLQLAELERAHQLRQSRQLMEQGVRMADPARFDLRDDVRGTKASLSCGQDVEIDVNCVFTGHVTIGAGARIGANCHISNVSIAENAVIHPFTHIDGEKMGVEVGAGALIGPFARLRPGAKLGREVHIGNFVEVKNSTLADGAKANHLAYLGDATVGERVNYGAGSITANYDGVNKHRTVIEADVHIGSNCVLVAPVTIGAGGTVGGGSTVTKSTEAGALTVGRGKQVSISNWNRPEKQPKA; translated from the coding sequence ATGACTGCACCTCTGGACATCGTCATCATGGCCGCCGGCAAAGGCACCCGCATGAAAAGCCGCCATCCCAAAGTGCTGCAAAAGCTGGCTGGGCGTGCTCTGCTGCAGCATGTGCTGGATACGGCAGCGCAGCTGAAGGCGCGCTCTGCGGTGGTGGTGACGGGTCATGGTGCGGCAGAAGTGGAGGCCGCCATCGCCGCCGCCAACAGTGGTGAAGGTGGTCTGGAGCTGAAGTTTGTGCGCCAGGAGCCCCAGCTGGGCACTGGCCACGCCGTGCAGCAGGCCGTGCCTGCGCTCAAGGAGGATGGTCTGGTCGTGGTGCTGTCTGGCGATGTGCCACTGACCACTGCCGACACGTTGCAGGGCCTGCTCTACGCCGCAGGCGAAGGCAAGATGGCACTGCTGACGGTGACCATGCCTGACCCGACTGGCTATGGCCGCATCGTGCGCAACGAAGCCGGCACGGTGCAGCGCATCGTCGAGCAAAAAGATGCGAATGACGCCGAGCGCGCCATCACCGAAATTTACAGCGGCATCATGGCCGTGCCTGCCAAGCATCTGACGGCATGGCTGTCCAAACTCAGCAACAACAACGCACAGGGCGAGTATTACCTGACGGACATCGTCGCCATGGCCGTGGCCGATGGCGTGCCCGTGGTGGGCCACCGCATTGCCGATGTGCTACAGGTCGCAGGCATCAACAGCCCGTTGCAACTGGCCGAGCTGGAGCGGGCGCACCAGTTGCGCCAGTCGCGCCAGTTGATGGAGCAGGGGGTACGCATGGCTGACCCGGCTCGTTTTGACCTGCGTGATGATGTGCGCGGCACCAAGGCCAGCCTGAGCTGCGGGCAGGACGTAGAAATTGATGTGAACTGTGTTTTTACCGGCCATGTCACGATTGGCGCGGGCGCACGCATTGGCGCCAATTGCCATATCAGCAATGTGAGCATTGCTGAAAATGCCGTCATTCACCCCTTCACACATATCGACGGCGAAAAAATGGGCGTGGAAGTGGGCGCGGGAGCCTTGATTGGCCCGTTTGCCCGCCTGCGCCCCGGCGCCAAGCTGGGCCGCGAAGTGCATATCGGCAACTTTGTGGAAGTCAAGAACTCCACGCTAGCCGATGGTGCCAAGGCCAATCATCTGGCCTATCTGGGTGATGCCACGGTAGGCGAGCGCGTGAACTACGGCGCAGGCAGCATCACCGCCAACTATGACGGCGTGAACAAGCACCGCACCGTGATTGAGGCCGATGTGCACATTGGCAGCAACTGCGTGCTGGTGGCTCCGGTGACGATTGGCGCTGGCGGCACTGTAGGCGGTGGCTCCACGGTGACCAAGAGCACCGAGGCCGGTGCGCTGACCGTGGGCCGTGGCAAGCAGGTCAGCATCAGCAACTGGAACCGCCCAGAAAAGCAGCCCAAAGCCTGA
- a CDS encoding anhydro-N-acetylmuramic acid kinase, whose translation MPNAIEQAAQSSLYIGLMSGTSLDGVDGVLVDFSQGTQVLQHASCSFDAELRAELLSLNTPGGTDELHRAALAASALVRHYAKVVQTLLADSGVVATQVAALGAHGQTVRHRPQLFDGTGYTLQLNSPALLAELTGITVVADLRSRDVAAGGQGAPLVPAFHQGLFGLADQTALVLNIGGIANLSVLGADGSVLGFDTGTGNALMDGWCLRHTGKAYDESGQWAASGQVIPELLAAMLSDPYLAQEPPKSTGRDLFHADWLAQHLLRHAAQAAPVDVQTTLTEFTAVSCVHAVQHFGKGGKQLLVCGGGALNSHLMQRLAALLPGVTVTTTAERGLPPLEVEAAAFAWLARQCILGLPGNLPSVTGARGPRILGAIYPA comes from the coding sequence ATGCCCAACGCCATTGAACAAGCCGCCCAAAGCTCTCTGTATATCGGACTCATGTCCGGCACCTCGCTAGACGGGGTCGATGGCGTTCTGGTCGACTTCAGCCAAGGCACCCAAGTGCTGCAACACGCCAGTTGCAGCTTTGATGCAGAGCTGCGCGCCGAGCTGCTGTCCTTGAACACTCCGGGCGGTACCGATGAACTGCACCGAGCAGCCCTGGCCGCCAGCGCACTGGTGCGCCATTACGCTAAAGTCGTTCAGACACTGCTGGCCGATAGCGGCGTTGTAGCCACTCAAGTCGCGGCCCTAGGCGCGCACGGTCAGACCGTACGCCACCGCCCGCAGCTGTTTGATGGCACGGGCTACACCCTGCAGCTCAACAGCCCCGCCCTGCTGGCCGAGCTGACAGGCATCACCGTAGTCGCAGACCTGCGCAGCCGCGATGTGGCCGCTGGCGGCCAGGGCGCGCCGCTGGTGCCCGCATTTCATCAAGGCTTGTTTGGCTTGGCTGACCAAACAGCGCTGGTGCTCAATATTGGCGGCATTGCCAACCTCAGCGTGCTGGGTGCGGATGGCAGCGTACTAGGCTTTGATACAGGTACTGGCAATGCACTGATGGACGGTTGGTGCCTGCGCCACACCGGCAAGGCCTACGACGAAAGTGGCCAGTGGGCCGCAAGCGGCCAAGTCATCCCAGAGCTGCTGGCCGCCATGCTCAGCGACCCGTATCTGGCCCAAGAGCCGCCCAAGAGCACGGGGCGTGACCTGTTTCATGCCGACTGGCTGGCCCAGCACCTGCTGCGCCATGCAGCGCAGGCTGCGCCTGTTGATGTGCAAACCACCTTGACGGAATTCACCGCCGTCAGTTGCGTCCATGCCGTACAGCACTTTGGTAAGGGCGGCAAGCAGTTGCTGGTGTGCGGTGGCGGTGCGCTCAACAGCCACCTCATGCAGCGCCTTGCCGCGCTGCTGCCAGGTGTAACCGTCACCACTACGGCAGAGCGCGGCCTGCCGCCCCTGGAGGTGGAGGCCGCCGCCTTTGCCTGGCTGGCACGCCAGTGCATATTGGGTCTGCCCGGCAATCTGCCCAGTGTGACAGGCGCACGCGGCCCGCGAATTCTGGGTGCCATTTACCCCGCATAA
- a CDS encoding ABC transporter substrate-binding protein, producing the protein MDKRRFLLAGPSLLAVAAMGASSAAHAAADAKTKLVIADQSELIRHLLDASGERKKVGFQLELPNFAGGPAIFEAIRAGALDMAYVGDTPPIQARAAGVNLPIVATFTRARAEYRLVQHAGVGVERLSDLRGKRVSYVEGSGRQAFLIEALNRAGLTLKDVTLVHLRVAELNDALRARAVDVATLAEPHVTRLSKQIGARVVPDPLERQLLPSTSYIYARPDVLADPQKAEAIREFLASFVRAGRWSNTHRNEWGQHYFRNFQRLDAESVAAIQAAQAPLEFQTATEALPHHQKLIDILHSAGSLPQRLDAKGSFLASYDGVIVANR; encoded by the coding sequence GTGGACAAGCGTCGATTTCTGCTGGCGGGGCCTTCATTGCTGGCAGTGGCAGCCATGGGTGCCTCCAGTGCTGCACATGCGGCGGCAGACGCCAAGACCAAGCTGGTCATTGCTGACCAGAGCGAGCTGATTCGCCATTTGCTGGATGCCAGTGGTGAACGTAAGAAGGTTGGCTTTCAGCTGGAGCTACCCAATTTTGCAGGCGGCCCGGCCATTTTTGAAGCCATCCGTGCTGGGGCGCTGGATATGGCTTATGTGGGAGACACTCCTCCCATCCAGGCCAGGGCTGCCGGCGTCAATCTGCCCATCGTCGCGACCTTCACCCGAGCCAGAGCGGAATATCGCTTGGTTCAGCATGCCGGGGTCGGCGTGGAGCGCCTGAGTGATCTGCGTGGCAAACGTGTGAGCTATGTGGAAGGATCGGGGCGCCAAGCTTTCCTGATCGAGGCACTGAATCGTGCGGGTCTGACGCTCAAGGATGTCACCTTGGTGCATCTGCGCGTGGCTGAGCTCAATGATGCTTTGCGCGCCCGTGCAGTGGATGTCGCAACCCTTGCTGAACCGCATGTCACGCGACTGTCCAAGCAGATTGGTGCGCGTGTGGTGCCCGACCCGCTGGAGCGTCAGCTGCTGCCATCGACCTCCTACATTTATGCCCGTCCGGATGTACTGGCAGATCCGCAGAAAGCAGAAGCCATTCGCGAGTTTTTGGCTTCCTTCGTGCGTGCGGGGCGATGGAGCAATACCCACCGCAATGAATGGGGGCAGCACTACTTCCGCAATTTTCAGCGCCTGGACGCCGAGAGCGTGGCCGCCATTCAGGCAGCGCAAGCTCCGCTGGAGTTTCAAACGGCGACGGAAGCATTGCCCCATCATCAAAAGCTCATCGACATCCTGCACAGCGCAGGCAGTCTGCCGCAGCGTCTGGATGCCAAGGGCTCGTTCTTGGCGAGCTACGACGGCGTGATCGTCGCCAATCGCTGA
- a CDS encoding M23 family metallopeptidase produces MTGLKNAGVTLWVQLTSALQKHPKRATAALATVLLTGGSGAFAVASLGPDPADLPVRTLTETVPSLAAGQDLAELTDVQSFSLYRSETTRGNDTAESLLQRLGIADPQAAAFLRSNDAMRQNVLGRAGRLVSAETTPDHQLSQLTVRWAPNEDGTFQRLTVGRVEGKLQSKIETGKLTASPRLAGGVIRSSFFAATDAADIPDSVTMQMSDIFQGDLDFRRGLRKGDRFAVVYESLEADGEPLRAGRVLSTEFHNNGRTHQAMWFQEASKKGAYYTLDGKSLRQAYLNYPVEFSRISSGFSMRVHPIHKTWRAHLGTDFAAATGTKVRTVGDGTVSFAGVQNGYGNVIFVEHANHQTTVYAHLSRIDVKQGQRVEQSDIIGAVGSTGWATGPHLHFEFREKGEQRDPLTIAKITDAAQPISKAARPDFDKLAAQMRIELNAGTQSYSVASAR; encoded by the coding sequence ATTACTGGCTTGAAAAATGCCGGCGTTACCCTGTGGGTGCAGCTGACATCGGCCCTGCAAAAACACCCCAAGCGCGCCACGGCTGCGCTGGCAACTGTTTTGCTGACCGGTGGCAGTGGTGCCTTTGCTGTGGCCAGCCTCGGCCCAGACCCCGCCGACCTCCCCGTTCGCACGCTGACTGAAACCGTTCCCTCGCTGGCCGCTGGTCAGGACCTGGCAGAACTGACAGACGTGCAGTCTTTCTCTCTTTACCGTTCTGAAACCACCCGTGGCAACGACACGGCCGAGTCGCTGCTGCAGCGCCTTGGCATTGCCGACCCACAGGCCGCAGCCTTTCTGCGCAGCAACGATGCCATGCGCCAGAACGTACTCGGCCGTGCCGGTCGCCTGGTTTCCGCCGAAACCACGCCCGACCACCAGTTGAGCCAGCTGACCGTGCGCTGGGCACCCAACGAAGATGGCACCTTCCAGCGCCTGACCGTAGGTCGCGTTGAAGGCAAGCTGCAATCCAAGATCGAAACCGGCAAACTCACCGCCTCGCCTCGTCTGGCCGGCGGCGTCATTCGTTCCTCGTTCTTTGCGGCCACCGACGCAGCCGACATCCCAGACTCCGTCACCATGCAGATGTCTGACATCTTTCAAGGTGATCTGGACTTCCGCCGCGGCCTGCGCAAGGGCGACCGCTTTGCCGTGGTCTACGAATCACTGGAAGCCGATGGCGAGCCTCTGCGCGCTGGCCGCGTGCTGAGTACCGAGTTCCACAACAACGGCAGGACACATCAGGCCATGTGGTTCCAGGAAGCCAGCAAAAAAGGCGCCTACTACACGCTGGACGGCAAGAGCCTGCGCCAGGCCTACCTGAACTACCCGGTGGAGTTCTCCCGCATCAGCAGCGGCTTCTCCATGCGTGTGCACCCCATTCACAAAACCTGGCGCGCTCACCTGGGTACCGACTTTGCGGCAGCCACTGGCACCAAGGTTCGCACTGTGGGTGACGGCACCGTGTCCTTTGCCGGTGTGCAAAACGGCTATGGCAATGTGATTTTTGTCGAGCACGCCAACCATCAGACCACCGTCTACGCACACCTGAGCCGCATTGATGTCAAGCAAGGCCAGCGTGTCGAGCAAAGCGACATCATCGGTGCCGTGGGCTCCACCGGCTGGGCCACTGGCCCGCACCTGCACTTCGAGTTCCGCGAAAAGGGCGAGCAGCGTGACCCGCTGACCATCGCCAAAATCACCGATGCAGCCCAACCCATCAGCAAGGCTGCACGCCCTGATTTTGACAAGCTGGCTGCGCAGATGCGCATCGAGCTCAATGCCGGCACGCAATCCTATTCCGTGGCCAGTGCACGCTGA
- the tyrS gene encoding tyrosine--tRNA ligase, translating to MNQSAVTSFPVTDRVNQALEVTLRGVDELLPKDEWIKKLAKSEATGVPLRIKLGLDPTAPDIHLGHTVVLNKMRQLQDLGHTVIFLIGDFTTLIGDPSGRNSTRPPLTAEQIKVNAETYYTQAAKVLDPTKTEVRYNSEWCDQLGARGMIQLSAKYTVARMMERNDFHTRFTEGSSISLHEFLYPLLQGYDSVALKSDLELGGTDQKFNLLMGRHLQVEYGQEAQCVLTMPLLVGLDGVDKMSKSKNNYIGITEDANTMFAKVLSISDTLMWDWYTLLSFKSLADIAALKAEIEAGGNPKHAKVALAKEITARFHSAEAADAAEQDFINRSKGGIPDEIPEVAFSGAPMGIAALVKQANLAASNGEANRLIDGGGVRVDGVVISDKGLKLDAGTFVLQVGKRKFARVTLS from the coding sequence ATGAATCAATCTGCTGTTACAAGTTTCCCCGTGACCGACAGAGTGAACCAAGCGCTGGAAGTCACTCTTCGTGGGGTCGATGAACTGTTGCCCAAGGACGAATGGATCAAGAAACTGGCCAAGTCCGAAGCCACGGGCGTGCCTTTGCGCATCAAGCTGGGTCTGGACCCAACGGCTCCTGACATCCATCTGGGCCACACTGTGGTGCTCAACAAGATGCGCCAGTTGCAGGATCTGGGTCACACGGTCATTTTCCTGATCGGTGACTTCACCACGCTGATTGGCGACCCCTCGGGCCGTAATTCGACCCGCCCGCCGCTGACTGCCGAGCAGATCAAGGTCAACGCCGAGACTTACTACACCCAGGCTGCCAAGGTGCTGGACCCGACCAAGACCGAAGTACGTTACAACAGCGAATGGTGCGACCAACTGGGCGCACGCGGCATGATTCAGCTGTCGGCCAAGTACACGGTGGCGCGCATGATGGAGCGCAACGACTTTCACACCCGTTTCACCGAAGGCAGCTCGATCAGCCTGCACGAGTTTCTGTACCCGCTGCTGCAGGGTTACGACTCGGTGGCACTCAAGTCTGATCTGGAGCTGGGCGGAACGGACCAGAAGTTCAATCTGCTGATGGGTCGCCATTTGCAGGTCGAGTATGGGCAAGAGGCGCAGTGCGTGCTCACAATGCCTTTGCTGGTGGGGCTGGATGGCGTGGACAAGATGTCCAAGTCCAAGAACAATTACATCGGCATTACCGAAGACGCCAACACCATGTTCGCCAAGGTGCTGTCGATCTCCGACACGCTGATGTGGGACTGGTACACCCTGCTGTCCTTCAAGAGCTTGGCCGACATTGCGGCGCTCAAGGCCGAGATTGAAGCCGGTGGCAACCCCAAGCACGCTAAGGTGGCGCTGGCCAAGGAAATCACTGCGCGCTTCCACAGTGCCGAAGCCGCCGATGCAGCCGAGCAGGACTTCATCAACCGCTCCAAGGGCGGCATTCCTGATGAAATTCCTGAAGTGGCCTTCTCGGGCGCCCCCATGGGCATTGCTGCGTTGGTCAAGCAAGCCAATCTTGCCGCGTCGAATGGCGAAGCCAACCGCCTGATTGACGGCGGCGGTGTGCGCGTTGATGGCGTGGTGATCAGCGACAAGGGCTTGAAGCTGGATGCGGGCACTTTTGTGTTGCAAGTGGGCAAGCGCAAGTTTGCGCGAGTGACTTTGAGCTAA
- a CDS encoding ABC transporter ATP-binding protein, with protein sequence MSTPSLAGTVHLHGFSRSFHGKQVLHDIHLDIPQGQFVALLGESGSGKTTLLRALAGLDADAQSSGAAAAHGNVSVLFQDSRLLPWLSVLDNLTLGLDAKEVRSAAGQLLREVGLADKAAVWPSTLSGGQKQRAALARSLLREPHVLLADEPFGALDALTRIRMHGLLRRMVDRIRPTVILVTHDVDESLLLADRILVLKDGKIAEDHAVGLAHPRRLDHPAFMQLRATLLRSLGVETEFA encoded by the coding sequence ATGAGTACGCCTTCTTTGGCAGGTACCGTACACCTGCATGGTTTCAGTCGCAGCTTTCATGGCAAACAGGTGCTCCATGATATTCATCTTGATATTCCGCAGGGGCAGTTTGTAGCGCTGCTGGGGGAGTCAGGCTCGGGCAAGACCACGCTGTTGCGAGCCCTGGCCGGTCTGGATGCTGATGCACAGAGCTCGGGAGCCGCAGCGGCGCATGGCAATGTGTCCGTGTTGTTTCAGGACTCACGTTTGTTGCCGTGGCTGAGCGTGCTGGACAACCTGACGCTGGGCCTGGACGCCAAGGAAGTCCGGTCTGCCGCAGGGCAATTGCTCCGAGAGGTGGGTCTGGCAGACAAGGCCGCAGTCTGGCCCAGCACCCTGTCTGGTGGGCAGAAGCAGCGTGCGGCACTGGCTCGTTCTTTGCTGCGTGAGCCTCATGTGCTGCTGGCCGACGAACCCTTTGGCGCCCTGGATGCTTTGACCCGCATACGCATGCATGGCTTGCTGCGGCGCATGGTAGACCGGATTCGCCCGACGGTGATTCTGGTCACTCATGACGTGGATGAATCCTTGCTGCTCGCAGACCGAATTCTGGTGCTCAAGGACGGAAAGATTGCTGAAGACCATGCGGTGGGCTTGGCCCATCCGCGGCGACTGGATCACCCCGCTTTCATGCAGCTGCGCGCGACCTTGCTGCGCAGCCTGGGTGTGGAAACTGAATTTGCCTGA